One genomic window of Plasmodium coatneyi strain Hackeri chromosome 12, complete sequence includes the following:
- a CDS encoding synthase has protein sequence MQKKSVYFYIPNIIGYIRVILALCGFMICRKNLILFGVLYGTSQILDAFDGWTARKFNQTSVFGQILDQITDRLSTTLLYLLNGNVYDEYIIAIGLIMIADIGGHYFHSSSCAIAGNKTHKKIEKGNRLLKLYYERPVVMVICIIAYESFWFAAYMFKVTPKNDVLHKIAHYALLGSSPLAAFKMFTNISQGIHGVKCLVDMDNKKK, from the exons atgcaaaagaaaagtgtGTATTTCTACATACCGAATATCATTG GCTACATCCGGGTAATACTGGCTCTGTGCGGGTTCATGATATGTCGGAAGAACCTAATTCTGTTTGGCGTCCTTTACGGAACGAGTCAAATACTAGATGCCTTCGATGGATGGACAGCGAGAAAGTTTAATCAAA CCTCCGTCTTCGGCCAAATATTAGATCAAATCACGGACAG ACTGTCGACAACCCTGCTGTACCTGCTCAATGGAAACGTCTACGATGAGTACATTATTG CGATAGGACTAATCATGATTGCCGACATAGGAGGGCACTACTTTCACTCATCATC ATGCGCCATAGCGGGAAATAAAACACAcaagaaaattgaaaagggaaaCCGGCTGCTGAAGCTGTACTACGAGAGACCAG TCGTCATGGTTATTTGCATCATCGCGTATGAGTCCTTCTGGTTCGCCGCCTACATGTTTAAGGTCACCCCCAAAAATGACGTCCTCCACAAAATAG CCCATTATGCCCTATTAGGTTCCTCCCCCCTGGCGGCATTTAAAATG TTCACGAACATCTCGCAGGGAATACACGGCGTAAAATGCCTAGTGGATATGGACaataagaagaaatga
- a CDS encoding Myb1 protein: MWREPCGDEFENLCALEERAEKELSVLEKLIETTKGNIEQLNDYIDRKYNEIKTLASKKPTRINWEKAQGRTHMSMFYQKEYGFAPSNEDALKITEFQMSVSNYRKKYEYKKSEWTKREIELLFHVVEKTSKRYAIRYLIDPNLPYDVKVQKRKEIEECKDVKILLSKIKLHFDAFQKLPTGGEGGTDLTSGSPPDGITNFAEFSNNFWNEVATNLTNTQTGRECQKTWLYHCCFEDPKQKKWNQEEKEKLLSLCKKYEKREWTNIARELNTNRSPLSCFMEFIRLTKMYEQGDEKVKLERIGFNLLEDIQLQILVSILGDKNWNEVKLHMENLNSNDRRIQKRKGFNPCGGEKDKRVKKKLSDEISYKRRYLRLVRGRRDVH, encoded by the coding sequence ATGTGGAGAGAACCGTGTGGGGATGAGTTCGAAAACCTGTGCGCGTTGGAGGAACGGGCGGAAAAGGAGTTGTCCGTTTTGGAAAAGCTAATTGAAACGACAAAGGGGAACATAGAACAACTGAACGATTATATAGACAGAAAGTACaacgaaataaaaacgcTGGCAAGTAAGAAGCCAACAAGAATAAATTGGGAAAAGGCACAAGGGAGAACCCACATGTCGATGTTTTACCAAAAGGAATATGGGTTCGCTCCATCGAATGAAGACGCATTAAAAATTACTGAATTTCAAATGAGTGTATCAAAttatcgaaaaaaatatgagtacaaaaaaagcgaatggacgaaaagggaaattgAACTTCTCTTCCACGTGGTGGAGAAAACGTCCAAAAGGTATGCCATTCGATATTTAATCGATCCAAACTTACCCTACGATGTGAAGGtgcaaaagaggaaggagatcGAAGAGTGTAAGGACGTCAAAATTTTACTgtcaaaaattaaattacaTTTTGATGCGTTTCAGAAGTTACCCACAGGAGGGGAGGGAGGTACAGATTTGACGTCTGGGTCACCTCCAGATGGTATAACAAATTTTGCCGAATTTTCAAACAACTTTTGGAACGAAGTGGCGACTAATTTAACCAACACGCAGACGGGCAGGGAATGCCAAAAGACGTGGCTCTACCACTGCTGTTTTGAAGATcccaaacaaaaaaaatggaaccaggaagagaaagaaaaactgtTAAGCTTATGCaaaaagtatgaaaaaaGAGAGTGGACTAATATAGCTAGAGAATTAAACACAAATAGAAGTCCCCTCTCCTGTTTTATGGAATTCATAAggttaacaaaaatgtatgaacaggGTGATGAAAAAGTCAAATTAGAAAGAATAGGGTTTAACCTTCTGGAGGATATACAACTGCAAATATTGGTGTCCATCCTGGGGGATAAGAATTGGAATGAAGTAAAACTCCACATGGAAAATCTCAACTCCAATGACAGGCGCATtcaaaagaggaagggaTTCAACCCTTGTGGGGGGGAGAAAGACAAAcgggtgaagaaaaaactcaGTGACGAAATATCCTACAAGAGGAGGTATCTGCGTTTGGTTCGGGGGCGACGCGACGTGCACTGA
- a CDS encoding Exportin-1 domain containig protein translates to MDELEVAILCLYGNECTRISKGDAQKYCENFQNNADSWKYCIAKFVDSKRLEVKFFCIHVIIEKLKNLKGEDLLYVKDSLYNYLESKYPTANDDPCVVNKIIQLYISLIEFLYPNNMNDGFKFLINLIMVNNDMNAKNMYINFFLKLMNMLDVEYIDNVYSNKGVQVATSLKEAIKNNDLPIIIECLYFIMSINVEDISSLSIFTLSKYVTWIDINYVVNDKILAYIYQSINGQNNSITEASFSFLTALVRKGMNPVNKIQFIENINLIYVLQNIPKILDISYEMNKKIMLKKGELVNYICLELVESIHEINKLKDYPMNSAKYNEICDKGTEMLFLILPHALEIYAIDDFFVASTVEKFFSLLFTKFKTVMGSPSCGEGITPQQAALTASPNGYKIPQEKMNLFINTLICSTVNKFQFPPYIEEFYDEEDEDFITFNTFRENIEKLFQRLILFNKLKAIEIIKNAIIYMNENFDNLKWNTIESTLYAFYITTSIYSEYKGSTGQANAGATRETTSTTVPTTCLSKTNTGIANANTSGNTSKEVQDMHNGEYNNLLFDCLAELLKNRKILSCNNSLININLMEIFQRLNLFFIKNPEYVEYSLHVFITNGIRCSKNKVVKKSVHIFKKFLKANSVVICNYMKDILQMLENFLEIPCVYQRVASKSGTGSNSGGSATLADMLSLDQDYIKSMYKYIYADVNYTHEDQNDIYEIAGLLLLHYDYSRAKRTTKGESNEQIHLLEQQGMQGRRSNQTNICFNRMGSTNSGSGDAKDLNSTTSMQGICTDLNTRNEKINEELIPNYKDRIFFFKGILNKLLENLANIKNVYINSSKSQHEILCLSFTCSVVIRCIGALCKNVNINMTDELINDLDNTLGIIIHEALELFYKNYIVRDSVLYTYRILSNLFKELSLNYTIKILPYFYNISYNMIMTKLQKGSAPGGSTTGAVASQNPLLSFNMMTPSSHPTVGAGSPGEAAACFSNSQEELKYLFNELNELAVLVCHLISTYKEKSYDTFIKPYIQNITQIHLNIWKCIIVQSLEMQREQNSVLSPLLLILFNISLNIPSAIHNFVSLDLIALTHKEFCQAFSNEEMVKAKCPDAITSILLVSLNYSNTCDLNICLYAAQTFSNMLNNATCLHNAQEVLSKYPLVQIIDTLCITLKSLDYSDPKNKRIIQEVMNIFRLFCGFKVSANCLPNKILESAQICLQNSLLSVFKNNRNDIGVLLQAVNANNQQQFRQILSNFVA, encoded by the exons ATGGACGAACTGGAGGTGGCCATTCTGTGCCTGTACGGAAATGAGTGCACCAGGATCAGCAAAGGCGACGCACAGAAGTACTGCGAAAACTTTCAGAACAATGCAGACAGCTGGAAGTATTGTATTGCCAAATTTGTAGACTCGAAACGGTTGGAGGTGAAGTTCTTCTGCATCCACGTAATTATTGAAAAGTTGAAAAATCTCAAAGGTGAAGACCTCTTGTATGTGAAGGATTCCCTGTACAATTATTTGGAGAGTAAATACCCAACAGCCAATGACGACCCCTGTGTGGTGAACAAAATTATCCAGCTGTATATCTCCTTAATAGAATTTCTTTACCCAAATAATATGAACGATGGGTTCAAGTTTCTCATAAATCTAATCATGGTAAATAATGACATGAATgcgaaaaatatgtatatcaattttttcctcaaattAATGAACATGTTAGATGTAGAATACATAGATAATGTGTATTCTAACAAAGGGGTTCAGGTAGCCACCAGTTTGAAAGAAGCAATTAAAAATAACGACCTCCCAATTATAATTGAGtgcttatattttataatgaGCATAAACGTGGAAGACATAAGTTCCCTTAGCATCTTTACCCTCTCCAAGTATGTCACCTGGATTGACATAAACTACGTCGTAAACGATAAAATTCTCGCCTACATCTATCAGAGCATTAATGGGCAAAATAACTCCATCACGGAGGCCAGCTTCTCCTTCTTAACTGCACTAGTACGTAAAGGAATGAACCCAGTGAACAAAATTCAATTCATTGAAAATATTAACCTAATATATGTACTGCAAAATATTCCAAAAATTCTAGATATATCCTACgagatgaacaaaaaaattatgttaaaGAAAGGAGAACTCGTAAACTACATCTGCCTAGAATTGGTAGAATCCATCCACGAAATAAACAAACTTAAGGATTACCCCATGAACAGTGCAAAATACAACGAAATATGTGATAAGGGTACCGAAATGCTTTTCTTGATCTTACCCCATGCTTTGGAAATATACGCGATAGATGACTTTTTCGTGGCTAGCACGGTAGAGAAATTTTTCAGTCTTCTCTTCACCAAATTTAAGACGGTAATGGGGTCTCCATCCTGTGGGGAAGGGATAACCCCCCAACAGGCAGCCCTTACAGCATCACCAAATGGGTATAAAATCccacaggaaaaaatgaacctcTTTATTAATACCCTGATATGTAGCACCGTGAACAAGTTTCAGTTTCCCCCTTACATTGAAGAATTCTACGATGAAGAGGACGAAGATTTTATTACCTTCAACACCTTTCGGGAGAATATTGAAAAACTTTTCCAGAGATTAATCCTGTTTAACAAGCTGAAGGCCAtcgaaattattaaaaatgccATTATTTACATGAACGAAAATTTCGACAATTTGAAGTGGAACACCATAGAGTCTACCCTGTACGCCTTCTACATTACGACGTCTATTTATAGTGAGTACAAGGGGAGCACCGGCCAGGCAAACGCGGGTGCAACCAGGGAAACCACCTCGACAACAGTACCCACTACCTGCTTAAGCAAAACCAACACAGGAATAGCAAATGCAAATACCAGTGGAAACACCTCCAAAGAGGTACAAGACATGCACAATGGAGAATACAACAACTTGCTCTTTGACTGCCTCGCGGAGTTActaaaaaacagaaaaatccTCAGCTGCAATAATAGCCTTATAAACATAAACCTCATGGAAATTTTCCAAAGATtgaatcttttttttatcaaaaaTCCAGAATACGTAGAATACTCTCTTCATGTTTTTATTACAAATGGGATTAGATGTAGCAAAAATAAGGTGGTAAAAAAGTCcgtgcatatttttaaaaaattcctgAAAGCAAATTCTGTGGTTATTTGCAATTACATGAAGGACATTTTGCAGATGCTGGAGAACTTCTTAGAAATTCCATGTGTGTACCAGCGGGTTGCTAGTAAAAGTGGAACAGGCAGCAACAGTGGTGGTAGTGCTACCTTGGCGGACATGCTATCCCTCGACCAGGACTACATAAAATctatgtacaaatatatctACGCGGATGTGAATTACACCCATGAGGATCAGAACGACATTTATGAAATCGCAGGGTTGCTGTTACTGCACTATGATTATAGCAGGGCGAAGAGGACCACCAAGGGAGAATCCAACGAGCAAATACACCTCTTGGAACAACAGGGAATGCAAGGCAGAAGAAGCAACCAAACCAACATCTGCTTCAACCGAATGGGCAGTACCAACAGTGGAAGTGGAGACGCAAAGGATTTAAACAGCACGACGTCCATGCAGGGCATCTGTACTGATTTGAACacaagaaatgaaaaaatcaaTGAAGAGTTGATACCAAATTATAAAGATAggatctttttcttcaaaggAATTTTAAATAAGTTACTAGAAAATCTAgccaacataaaaaatgtgtacataaatTCGTCCAAATCGCAGCATGAAATACTATGTTTAAGCTTCACCTGCAGTGTCGTTATAAGATGTATAGGTGCattatgcaaaaatgtaaatattaaCATGACCGATGAACTGATAAACGACCTAGACAACACATTAGGAATTATCATCCACGAAGCGTTAGAATTGTTCTACAAAAATTACATCGTTAGGGATTCGGTCCTCTACACGTATAGAATATTGTCCAACCTGTTTAAGGAACTTTCTCTCAATTATactataaaaattttaccctACTTCTACAACATTTCTTACAACATGATAATGACAAAACTGCAGAAGGGCAGTGCCCCTGGGGGAAGTACTACTGGTGCGGTGGCATCTCAGAACCCATTACTTTCTTTCAACATGATGACCCCTTCATCACATCCAACTGTTGGAGCTGGTTCACCAGGTGAAGCCGCAGCTTGCTTTTCCAACTCCCAGGAAGAACTAAAATATCTCTTTAATGAACTTAACGAATTGGCTGTACTAGTGTGCCACCTAATATCCACgtataaggaaaaatcttATGACACGTTTATTAAGCCATACATACAGAACATTACACAGATTCACCTGAACATTTGGAAGTGCATAATAGTCCAGTCGTTGGAAATGCAAAGAGAACAGAATTCTGTCCTATCACCTCTCCTCCTCATATTGTTCAACATATCGTTAAACATCCCTTCAGCcattcacaattttgtttccctAGATTTGATTGCCTTAACACATAAAGAATTTTGCCAAGCTTtttcaaatgaagaaatggtGAAGGCAAAATGCCCAGATGCTATTACCAGCATTTTACTGGTCTCTCTAAATTATAGCAACACGTGCGATTTGAATATCTGCCTGTATGCAGCTCAGACCTTTTCGAACATGCTGAATAATGCTACTTGTTTGCATAATGCGCAAGAG GTGCTGAGCAAATACCCCCTCGTCCAAATCATCGACACGCTGTGTATAACGCTCAAGTCCCTTGATTATTCGGATCCCAAGAATAAGAGG ATAATCCAAGAGGTGATGAACATCTTCCGACTCTTCTGTGGGTTCAAAGTCAGCGCCAATTGTCTGCCCAACAAAATTCTTGAAAGTGCTCAAATCTGTTTGCAGAATTCGCTACTATCAGTCTTCAAGAATAACCGAAACGATATCGGCGTGTTGTTACAG GCCGTCAACGCGAACAATCAGCAGCAGTTCAGACAAATTTTGTCAAATTTTGTTGCGTAA
- a CDS encoding Protein kinase domain containing protein, protein MECVRKEEPKYKLVKLIGKGTFGKVYYAIDLCTQEPVAIKRSPKWRNKVSREVDLLQKMQHSENIVNLKSIFYTTTEKGFRIQNIVFKYMTYSLGKYIRFKKQERKENKKDRIAASDLKIIIYQICKGIKHLHEHNLAHRDLKPDNILIDTGSSPFKVEICDLGSAKKVEESIISIPYICSRWYRAPELLCGSMYYTTDVDLWSLGCIIFELINLCPLFPGKFKKDDISEECSQIINLIEVLGSPRMSFYESIKGQTSNRNKSLIKELCGMNIRPLSWSSILGGILEESERELIGIVDGLLKWNPNERLKIDAVLSNPYFAT, encoded by the exons ATGGAATGCGTCAGGAAGGAAGAGCCCAAGTACAAGTTGGTGAAACTCATTGGCAAGGGCACCTTTGGGAAGGTCTACTACGCTATTGACCTATGCACGCAGGAGCCCGTCGCGATTAAGCGGTCCCCCAAGTG gaggaacaaagtctCAAGGGAAGTCGACCTGCTGCAGAAGATGCAGCACAGCGAAAACATAGTAAATTTAaaatccattttttacaccacGACGGAGAAGGGCTTTCGCATACAGAACATTGTCTTTAAGTACATGACGTACAGCCTGGGAAAGTATATCCGATTTAAGAAgcaggaaaggaaggaaaacaa GAAAGACCGTATTGCAGCGTCCGACTTAAAAATTATCATATA CCAAATATGCAAAGGCATCAAGCACCTACACGAGCACAATTTGGCTCACAGGGATTTGAAGCCGGACAACATTTTG ATCGATACAGGCTCATCCCCATTTAAAGTGGAAATATGTGATTTGG GATCTGCTAAAAAAGTTGAAGAAAGCATCATCTCGATTCCGTACATTTGCTCTAGATGGTACCGGGCGCCTGAACTCCTATGCGGATCCATGTATTACACG ACGGACGTAGACCTATGGT cCCTGGGGTGTATAATTTTCGAGCTGATAAATCTCTGTCCCCTGTTCCCCGGGAAGTTCAAAAAAGACGA CATATCCGAAGAATGCTcacaaattataaatttaattGAAGTGCTGGGATCCCCTCGAAT gAGTTTTTACGAAAGTATAAAGGGCCAAACTAGTAACAGGAAT AAAAGCCTCATTAAGGAACTGTGTGGAATGAACATTAGGCCCCTGTCCTGGAGCTCCATCCTGGGGGGTATCTTGGAGGAAAG TGAACGGGAGCTAATCGGTATCGTAGATGGCCTTTTGAAATG gaATCCAAATGAAAGATTAAAAATTGACGCAGTTTTGAGCAACCCTTACTTTGCTACATGA
- a CDS encoding ADP-ribosylation factor, whose translation MLGCTEEPNLEDPTKKRFIIFGLPFSGKTSIIYFFKLGYLITTVRTLFINEESFSVKIKTDKNRLGERNYEITFFEVGTDCSYSLIKEYADVSNDVIYIVDSAHKSALSEAREEFIRIIYDFRFVYRKCKFLIFMNKQDSNGCLPSEEIINYFALPKELHFRCKFFSCSTLSGQGLKEGLEWLVNTNVFVDKNDDTVERSGGTFCNY comes from the exons ATGCTTGGTTGCACAGAAGAACCAAA TTTAGAAGAtccaacgaaaaaaagattcATCATTTTTGGATTGCCGTTCTCGGGGAAAACATCCATAATTTACTTCTTCAAGTTGGGCTACCTCATAACAACG GTAAGAACACTCTTCATCAACGAAGAAAGTTTCAGCGTGAAAATTAAAACGGACAAAAACAGACTGGGCGAAAGGAATTACGAAATAACCTTCTTCGAGGTAGGAACGGATTGCTCATACAGcttaataaaagaatatgCAGACGTTTCAAATGACGTGATCTATATTGTCGACAGTGCACACAAAAGTGCCCTAAGTGAGGCCAGAGAAGAATTCATCAGAATTATATATGATTTTCGATTTGTGTATAGAAAATGTAAattcttaatttttatgaataaGCAAGATTCGAATGGCTGCCTCCCGTCAgaggaaattataaattatttCGCCCTTCCAAAGGAGTTGCACTTTAGGTGTAAATTCTTTTCTTGTAGCACCTTATCTGGTCAGGGACTTAAAGAGGGCTTAGAATGGCTGGTGAACACGAACGTTTTTGTTGACAAAAATGATGATACCGTTGAAAGGAGTGGTGGAACATTTTGCAACTACTAG